Below is a genomic region from Rana temporaria chromosome 3, aRanTem1.1, whole genome shotgun sequence.
TTCCAGCCGTGCttaccgaaataaaaaaaaactataatcggCACACTTCTCGTACAatcctaaaatattttttctgttgcgtttttttttttctttcgtccACTCGTTCACGTGTAACAATTGCGGGTGTATTATGTATCTTCCAAGACCTGACTTGGAACGCAGAGCAGGAAAGCCACGGCACGCATGCGTTAAAGGCTCCTAATCTgactggaaaaaataaaataagacagCGCATGCGCGCTGATAAACTGGCTATTCTTAACAAGATTTGAATTCGTTTTCATCCATTCGCTCTTTCGTGGACAGTTGAGGATCGATGGCGGCACTCTTCTCTGATTTTGAGCACGCCAGATGTATCAGTTAATGGCGGGCTTTGTCAGCCCGCCTTCTGATTGGACAAGAGACTCATTCTCTAGAAGGCGCGTCTTGGGGGTAAGTGTATTGGCCAATCAGAATGCGGTTAGCCGTCACGTGGTGACGTAGTGAATGTCCAGCCGCAGGATGGAGGTGAGATGATGAATGGATACAATGTAACGGGTCTGTCATCACTGGGCTTTgtttacagtggggtagatttacGTAGCATTTACGGTGGCCaccgtaatttgaaatctgcgccggcgtatcgttacgccaattctcaaaggcagatacgcgagaaaaaaaaataggcttcctccgccgacgtaacttgaatgcggcggcgtagaattgtgtgcaatattacgttggtcGCTagaggcgcttccgttgttttcggcgtagaatatgcaaattacctagatacgccgattcacaaacgtacgtgcgcccggcggtagttttttacgtcgtttgcgtaaaggctttttctgcgtaaggttgctcctgctattaggaggcgcagccaatgttaggtatggacgtcgttcccgcttcgaaatttgaattttttacgtcgtttgcgtaagtcgttcgtgaatagggctggacgtaatttacgttcacgtcgaaaccaatacgttgtcgcgccgtacttggaagcaatgcacactgggatatgtacacggacggcgcatcacgtcaggtcatcatacatttacataaaacacgccccccttccacatttgaattaggcgcgcttacgccggccccatttacgctacgccgccgcaacttacagagcaagtgctttgtgaatactgcacttgctcctgtaagttacggcggcgtagcgtaaatacgatacgctgcgccgccgtaagaagaagcgcacgtacctgaatctaccccaatgacacGACACTCTCCATTCACTGGGGGGGGTTTGTTATTATTTGGTCACATGATCATTTTCTCATTACCATCACATTGGTGGTGGAGTGGGGGGAATGGTagtgtttgtattgctgtctgtggcctGGTGACAACTGACCTTCCTATTTCCTGTATAGGTGTCACAGAGACAGGAAGCGAGCAAAAATCTTGGCAATGGGGTCACAGacaaatgcaatttattttttattttaaagcagctttagaaatgacattttgttatattttattgattttattttgtgttcaAATACtccagccactgtgacatcaggCTGACGTATAAAGGGATCGGTGCCCCTTATTTCCTGTTTGCAAGATCGGTGGCCCCAGTTTCTGCGCCTTCTCGGGGGCCACCGGTCATCCAATATCCTCTGTGTAATTTATATAGTACTCAATGATGTCATCGCTGGTGGGAGGACCCAGGCATCTCAGAATCCAAGTCTGTCCTGCCCACCATGACAACAGGAGACCGATCCTATCCCCAATGACATCACACCATGCTCTAACAGGCCAAGAGAACCCTGATCtgtcatgcccaccatgacatcATACCTTGACTGAAAGGCCAGGAGAACCCTGATCTGTCCCGCCCACCACGACATCATACTTTAACAGGCTGGGAGACTACCTATCTGTTCCGCCCACCATGATATCACACCATGCCTGACAGGCCAAGAGAACCCTGATCTGTCCCACCCACCATGACATCATACCTTGACTGAAAGGCCAGGAGACCCTGATCTGTCCCACCCACCATGACATCATACCTTGACTGAAAGGCCAGGAGATCCCTGATCTGTCCTACCCCCAATGACATCACACCATGCTTGACAGGCCAAAAGAACCCGATCTGTTTTGCCCACCATGACATCATACCTTGACTGAAAGGCCAGGAGACCCCTGATCTGTCCCGCCTACCATGACATAATGCCTTACTGAAAGGCCAGGAGACCCCTGATCTGTCCCGCCCACCATGACATCATACCTTGACTAAAAGGCCAGAAGACCCCTGACCTGTCCCACCATAACATCATACCTTGACTGAATGCCCAGGAGACCCCTGATCTGTACTGCCCACCATGACATCATACCTTGACTGAAAGGCCAGGAGACCCCTGATCTGTCCCGCCCACCATGACACAATACCTTACTGAAAGGGTAGGAGACCCCTGATCTGTTCCACCCACCATTACATCATATCTTGACTGAAAGGCCAGGAGATCCCTGATCTGTCCTACCCCCAATGACATCACACCATGCCTGACAGGCCAAAAGAACCCCGATCTGTTTTGCCCACCATGACATCATACCTTGACTGAAAGGCCAGGAGACCCCTGATCGGTCCTACCCCCCAATGACATCATACGTGACTGAAAGGCCAGGAGACCTGGACAGATACTTATCTGTCCCACACCACCATGACAACAGGAGACCAGTCCTACCCTCAATGACATCACATCATACCCGACGGCACCAAGAGAACCCTAATCTGTCCTGCCCACCATGATATCATACCTTGACTGAAAGGCCAAGAGACCCCTGATCTGTCCTGCACACCATGACATCATACTTTACCAGGCTGGGAGACTCCCTATCTGTTCCACCCACCATGACATCATACCTTGACTGAAAGGCCAGGAGACCCCTGATCTGTACCGCCCACCATGACATACCTTGACTGAAAGGCCAGGAGACCCCTGATCTGTCCCCGCCCACCATGACATCATACCTTGACTGAAAGGCCAGAAGACCCCTGACCTGTCCCACCCACCATAACATCATACCTTGACTGAAAGCCCAGGAGACCCCTGACCTGTCCCACCCACCATAACATCATACCTTGACTGAAAGCCCAGGAGACCCCTGATCTGTCCCACCCACCATGACATCATACCTTGACTAAACACCCCTGCGAATGTAGCCTTAAGGGGGTAAGAGAGGGGGACGTTTCCAAGGACAGGGGGTTAGGATAGGAGGCCAGATGGATGTTTCATTCATCTTTTACCAAGCTGCTTAGTTGTTATGAGATCCCATGGCACAGATCCACTCTGGCTGGCTCCTGTGATCTGCATGGATCTAATGACAGTACACATGCAGTACATACAAAGACATTTCTAAAGCATCCACACAGAAGAACAGGTCCTGTGACCAGTTGTATAACTACAATGGCCAGTCACGAGGGGACCCACAGATAAGAGGTGTGCTGTGGTACACACTCGGGGCCTGGGAGCCAACATATGTAACTAGCATGAGGGCATCTAGTCAACACGTCAGGTtctcatggacctcttggctccACATTTCGGCTCCAGAGTTGGGCACGGTAAGTGAATCCACATAAGCAGACAATTATCAATATTTCCTAAGGCTGAACTGTTATTATAACGTTGGGCTAGAGATTTAAACTCTTGGCTAAGCCAAATCGTATTGCAACTGGTTCTTAGGCTGTCCTgacctatttttattttatctcctCTTGCAGTATGTGACGTCCCCTCTTTCTACCCATGACATTCCCGGCTCCCCCCATTCGGTCCATATCCTACTGGAAGGGTACTGCAGAGATGTTGGGTCCGATCGTTTTGAGGCTGATGGCTCAGTCACCCTTGTCCGTGGCCCGCTGACTGTCCTTGTGGATACCGGTGGCCCGTGGTCCCGTGATATTATCCTGGAGGCTCTCCAGGGCCATGGTGTGACTCCCAGTGATGTCACCCACGTAATCTGCACCCACGGACACTCGGATCATGCCGGCAACCTCAACCTCTTCCCGAAGGCTGAGATTCTGGTGTCGTACGACCTGTGGCGGGATGGCTCCTACGTCTATCACAACTTCCGTGGAGGCGAACCTTACTTGCTGACCGGTGGGGAAGGGCTGAAGGTGGTGGCAACGCCAGGTCACACCGGCAGCGACATAACCCTCCTCGTTCCTGGCACCAGTCTCGGCACGGTGGCTGTGGCCGGAGATGTCTTTGAGCGGGAGGGAGATGAAGACTCTTGGAGGGAACTTAGCGAAAACACAGAGGTTCAAGAGAAGAGCCGGAGGACTTTGTTGAATTTGGCGGATGTGATCGTTCCCGGACACGGACCTCCGTTCAGGGTCATTCGGGCCGGGCAGGACCCGGAACCTCAATAAAGCCAATTGACTCCTACTCACAAATGTTCCTCACTGTGCATTGAAGGTTCTGGTTCTGGTTCCACAAATCCAGTTGGAGTGgttcctgatcatgtgatcacatGTAGGCAGAGGGCTTCATTCACAAAATAATCCCTGTGCTTGCAAATGGTATTACGCCTCTGCAATTGTTAGACACCTCCAGTGCAGGTAGCAGCCTTGTGCAGTGTCAGGTTCCTGATCGTGTGATCATTGTCAGCTATGACACAGTGATCATATGCATGGTGATGGCTTCCTATTACAACATAAGCCCTTTCCTCTGAAAATGTCACTGCCCCTCTTTTTAATACTGTAATTGTTAGACACATCGATGCAGGTAGCAGCCTCACGCAGTGTCGGCTTCCCAATTGTGTGATCACTATGTCAGATTTTCGTAttaacgatttttttttatttccgaattttcggacttccgaaaattttgaatttccgtatttccgaaaattagattttccgaattttcgtatttccaaatttctcaattttcggacttccgaaatttcgaatttttacgaattttttatttctgaattttcgtattttttataatttacgaattttcgtatttcgtttttttgaatttaAGAATTTTCGAATTaaacaatttttcattttcgaaatttcaaatttttcatgttcgaatttttcaattttcgaaatttcaaatttttcgaatttttgaaatttcaaattttctaaaatgaaaaattcgaaaattgaaaaaatgaaaaattcgaaatttcgaaaattgaagaattcggaattttgaaaaattcgaaaatgtaaaaaatcgaaaattataaaaacctgaatttttgaaattcggaatttaagaaattcgaaaattaataattttgaaatttcgaaattgtAACATTAAAAAATCTAAAGTtagaaaatctaaaataaaaaaatgggaaatttcCTGAATTTTTTGAATTcccgaaaatatgtttttttttcattttcgtttcattcggaattttcgttttttatttccgaattttcgcatttcccgaatttacgaaaaaagcaaaaaaaacaaaagtaccgtatttatcggggtattgcgcgctccggcgtatagcgtgcacccctaaagtggacccgcattcctgtggaaaaaagatttttgtacttacagttttggtgtcttgcgcggcgtccatcggcggcctcgtcgggtccggcgtccgtctgcggcttcaggtgtcctcttcgtcgggtccggcgtccttctgcggcgtcctccccgcgccgagtttgaatactgcgccggcatataccgagcgcagtacattcgtgtatagtcgggcaggttcggctcctctggcgctcacgtcctgtacgtccaggacgtcagcgcgagaggagccgagactgcccgactatacacgagtgtactgagctcggtatatgccggcacagtattcaaactcggcgtgggaaagcgggtatcggcgtataccgcgcacccacgattttgccctgattttcagggcaaaaaagtgcgcggtatacgtcgataaatacggtaacataaacgaaaaaaaaatattttttgccagTGCACATATCTAATGTCAGATATAACACAGTGATCACATGTGGGTTGAAGGCTTCATTCACAAATCAAGCCTTTTCCTCTGTTAATGGCAttgtccatttatttattttttaatactgtaattgTTAGACACATCATGGCAGGTAGCAGCCTCACGCAGTTTCAGCttcctggtcatgtgatcactatgtCAGCTACGGCAAGGTGATAACATGCAGGGTGAAGGTTTCATTCACAAGATAAGCTTTTTCCTCTGAAAATGGCactgtccagttttttttttaatactgtaattgTTAGGCACATCATGTGCAGTGTCGgcaactaaagcctcatacacacaatcgaattttctgacgggaattgtgtgatgacaggctgttgtcggaaaatgcgaccgtttgtacgc
It encodes:
- the MBLAC1 gene encoding metallo-beta-lactamase domain-containing protein 1 isoform X1 — its product is MYQLMAGFVSPPSDWTRDSFSRRRVLGYVTSPLSTHDIPGSPHSVHILLEGYCRDVGSDRFEADGSVTLVRGPLTVLVDTGGPWSRDIILEALQGHGVTPSDVTHVICTHGHSDHAGNLNLFPKAEILVSYDLWRDGSYVYHNFRGGEPYLLTGGEGLKVVATPGHTGSDITLLVPGTSLGTVAVAGDVFEREGDEDSWRELSENTEVQEKSRRTLLNLADVIVPGHGPPFRVIRAGQDPEPQ
- the MBLAC1 gene encoding metallo-beta-lactamase domain-containing protein 1 isoform X2; this translates as MSSRRMEYVTSPLSTHDIPGSPHSVHILLEGYCRDVGSDRFEADGSVTLVRGPLTVLVDTGGPWSRDIILEALQGHGVTPSDVTHVICTHGHSDHAGNLNLFPKAEILVSYDLWRDGSYVYHNFRGGEPYLLTGGEGLKVVATPGHTGSDITLLVPGTSLGTVAVAGDVFEREGDEDSWRELSENTEVQEKSRRTLLNLADVIVPGHGPPFRVIRAGQDPEPQ